One Paenibacillus sp. SYP-B4298 genomic window, TAAAAAGCGGGGGGTTCCCCGCTTTTTTTGTTATCGTGTCTCTCACTTCCCTCTTCTGCTGGCGGCTGAGACGCAATTAATGCAACGAACTGCGAACACACCGTCAAGATGGCATTAGTCCGTCCTGGCGATTGACCAGATGAATAGATCAGAAATCCCCTTTATTTTGGGCTTGATATGCGCACTGGGACAGGGCTGCGCCGATTAGAACGGAACAGAAGCTGCCCATCAGCGCCAGCTATTGAAGCTTAATATATAAGTGAGCGTATGCAGCCAAGCCTTTTCATGCCCCTATTGCTTGAGCCAGGGGCGCTGGGCCCATCCGTGCGGCTGCCATCTGCGAAGACTTCAGATCAGGCCAGGTGCAGGCTGCGCTCCCCTCGCAGACAGGACAACCTCTTCATGGATGGAAGCCGCATAATTTGTATATACTTATGAAATACATGACTATATAAGTGAAGCAAATGCAGCAACAGTGACGAGCTATGAGCGATGTGAATCGAGTTGATCGGACTCCAGAATTCCCCTTCTGTGGAGCGATGAGCACGAGCGGCGAGAAGTCTTATTCCACATAGCAGCCTGGGCTGATCCACATTTGATTTATGTATATAGATGGTCTATACGGCCTAAGGATGCAGGGCTTCCTGCTTATCGCCGTATAGGTGGCAGAATCATTTCGCTCAAGGCTATTTTCAAGCGGTCTACGTATCGCCTATACTTGATATAGCCTTAATATACTGGGCAGGCTGGTGAGACGAGATAAGATGGTAACAGAACAGGAATTGCTTGATTTTATGCGGGAGACCGCCTACAAGCCGATGACATATCAAGAGCTGGAGCAGCATTTCGGAACGAGCAACGCTGAGGAGTTCAAGGCATTCCTGCAGCTCCTCACCCGACTGGAGGAGTCTGGTCAAATCCTGCGTACCCGCAGTGAGCGCTATGGCGTGCCAGAGCGAATGAACCTGGTGCGCGGACGGGTGCAGGCGCATGCGAAGGGGTTCGCCTTCCTGCTGCCTGACGACAGCAATCAGCCGGATGTGTACCTGCATGCCAATGATCTGAAAAGTGCGATGAATGGGGATACGGTGCTGGCGCGTATTACATCCAAAAGCGCAGGCGGCGGACGGATGGAAGGGGAGGTCGTCCGGGTGGTTACTCGTGCGATCACCGAGGTCGTGGGCACCTTCGAGCATCATGAGGCTTATGGCTTCGTGATGCCGGATGACAAGCGCATCAATCGTGACATTTTCATCCCTAAGGAGGGCTTCCGCGGCGCAGTGACCGGACAGAAGGTGGTTGTGCGCATCGTGAACTATCCCGAGGGGCGCTCGGCTGCGGAAGGCGAAATTATCGAGGTGCTGGGTCACAAGGATGATCCGGGCATTGATATTCTCTCGATCATCCGCAAGCATCAGCTACCGGAGGGCTTCCCCGATGATGTGCTGGCGGAGTCGGAGACGGCGCCTGACCGGATTACAGAGGAGGAGATCATCCAGCAGGGTCGACGCGATCTTCGAGACGAAGTGATCGTGACGATTGATGGCGAGGATGCGAAGGACCTGGATGATGCGGTAGGCGTGAAGCTGTTGGAGAACGGCAACTACGTGCTGGGCGTGCACATCGCTGATGTCAGCTACTACGTGAAGGAAAATTCTGCGCTCGATCAGGAAGCGTATCGTAGAGGGTGCAGCGTCTATCTGGTGGATCGGGTCATCCCGATGCTGCCGCATCGTCTGTCGAACGGCATCTGCTCGCTTAACCCTCAAGTGGACAGGCTGACGATGTCGTGCGAGATGGAGTTCGATGCCAAGACGCTCAAGCGGGTGCGCCATGATGTCTTCACCAGCGTGATCCGCACGAAGGAGCGGATGACCTATTCAAATGTCCGCAAAATTCTGGTGGATGATGATGAGGAGCTGAAGGCTCGTTACGCAGAGCTGCTTGACATGTTCAAGCTGATGGAACAGCTCGCGATGCGGCTGCGCTCGCGGCGAATGAAGCGCGGGGCGATCGATTTTGACTTCCAGGAGTCCAAGGTGATTGTGAATGAGGAAGGCAAGGCCGTCGATATTGTGAAGCGTGAGCGCTCCGTGGCCGAGCAGATTATCGAGGAATTCATGCTGGCGGCCAACGAGACGGTGGCAGAGCATTTCCACTGGCTGCGGGTGCCATTCCTGTATCGGATTCATGAGGACCCGGATTCGGAGAAGCTGATGAACTTTGTACGGTTTGCCGCGAACTTCGGCTATACGGTCAAGGGGAAGGCGAACACCATCCATCCGCGGGCGCTGCAGACGATGCTGGAGGAGATTCGTGGCAGCAAGGAGGAGACCGTCATCTCCACCATGATGCTGCGATCGATGAAGCAGGCGAAGTATGATGCGCAGAGTCTGGGGCATTTCGGCCTGGCGGCCGAGTTTTATTCCCACTTCACCTCGCCGATCCGCCGCTATCCCGATCTGATCATCCATCGTGTCATGCGTGAGGTGCTGGCTAACGGAGGCAGCTTGCCGCCTAAGCGCCAGGAAGCGCTGGAGGCGAAGATGCCGGACTATGCCCAGCATTCGTCGCAGCGCGAGCGTGTGGCCGCAGATGCGGAGCGAGATACGGAGCAGTTGAAGAAATGCGAGTTCATGCTCGACAAGGTTGGCGAGGAGTTCGAGGGCATCATCAGCAGCGTGACCAGCTTCGGCATGTTCGTCGAGCTGGACAATACGGTCGAAGGGCTGATCCGGCTAAGCGATATGCATGATGACTACTACCATTTCCATGAGCTGCACATGGCGTTGATCGGAGAGCGCTCCTCCAAGGTGTACCGGATCGGCGATGAGGTCAAGATTCGTGTCGCTCGTGTGAATATGAATGACCATACGATTGATTTCGAGTTGGTAGATATTAAGCCGCGCGGCGGCGGCTTCTGGAATGGCAAGCCCGGTAAGGGCGGGCCAGGACGGGGCGGCCCTGGCAAGGGTGGCCCGTCTAAGGGAGGCAAGGGAAGTCCGGGCAAGCTGTTCAAGCCTGGCCGCGATCAAGGCGGCCGCCCCGGCAAGCCGGGCAAGGATCGCAAGGGCAAGCAGGGCCCGGTTAACGGACAAGCTGGGGGCGGCTCAGGGGAAGGGACGCCGACTGTAGCAGGCAAGAAGGAGAAGAAGGGAAAGCGAGGCACGGCGTCCAGTGCGAATGCGGGCTCAGATGACCCGTGGCATGCTGCTGACGACAATGTCTGGCTAGATAGCAATACAAAATATGACCCCGGCTGGGAGCAGGGAGAGCTGGCGATGGATGCAGTTCAAGTGAATGGTAATGAACATGGGGCCTTAGAGGGCCATAGCAAGGAAGCGGAGCAAGGGCAAGCGGAGACGATCCGCGAGCACTCTGGCAAGAGTAAGCGCAGCAGAAAGAATCGCAAGGCAGCAGGAGCGTCTGTGGCAGCAGTAGCAGAGCCTGCGGAGACAGGCGTGGAAGCTGTGGGGAGCGGGCAAGAGGAGCAGCTCCAGCGCCCGGCTTCCAAGGGCAAGCGGCGCGGCGGAGCAGCAAGGCGCGATGGCAGCGCTGGCGCAGATGCGCTGGCGCAGGGCAGCGAAGCAGGGCGTGGCCGAGCGGCGAGCGCCGAGGGCGCAGAGCGCGGCAGCGATTCGGTAGCCGCGGCGGAGCAGTCGCCGAGCGCTAAGGTGCCGCCGCAGCGCAAGAACAAGCGCGAGCGCACCAGCGGCGGCCGCTCGGCCCGCCAGGGCGGCTGGCAAGGCGGCGCAGGCCGCCAAGCGCCGCCGGAGCGCCATAGCGAGCGCATCGCCGAAGGCGGCTCTCGCGGGGGCTACGCCACCACTTCGCGGAAGGGTGGCGTGCGCCGGGATATGTGGGGCTTGCCGATTAGCGGGCAAGCCTATCGCGGCGGCGAAGCCGGCGAGTCTCCCCGCGGCAGACGGGGAGACGGCAGCAGCAGCGGCACCGGCTCGCGCCGCAAGGGAGCCGCTGCTGCGCCAGCGGCAGCAGCGCAAGGCGGCAGCGCAGCGGCAGCCGGCGCAGCCGATGCGGCGCGCGGCTTGCGGAAGCCGCCGCGCAAGAAGAAGAGCGGCGGAGCAGCCGGAGCCGCGGCTGGCAGCAAGGCGGGCGTTGGCGCCGCTCATGCGGAAGCGGCTGCTGGCCTTGGCAGCGCAGTTGCCGCCGGCAGCGTAAACGCCGGAGCAGGTGGCGGCGTGGCGGTCATGGCAGAGAAGGATAGTGCTCTGCAATAAGGGATTGTGCTGTAGATTGTGATGAGGTTGGGTGTGTAGCAACTTCAAATAATCGGGCTCAACCCTGTGCGGGTGCTTGATTTCCAAATATAAACTTGTTACAATGGACTCCTGAAACCTGTGGGAGTCCATTGTGCAACTGACATGCATTTGTGATGCGGTGTAGACTGGCTTGATTCAGGCTTCATAAGAGAGGGAGTGAGTAAGCATGGGCAAGAAGAAGAGTGATGACAGGCCGCTCGCCCAGAACAAGAAGGCTTCCCATGACTACTTCATCGAGGAAACTTATGAAGCGGGAATCGTCTTGACCGGGACGGAGATCAAGTCGGTGCGACAGGGACGTGCGAACATTAACGATGCGTTCGCCACGATCCGCAATGGAGAGATGTTCATTCACAACATGCACATCAGCCCGTTCGAGCAGGGCAATCGTCATAATCCCGATCCATCGCGGGCGCGCAAGCTGTTGCTGCACAAGATGCAGATTCATAAGCTGCTTGGTCAGTCCAAGCAGGAGGGCTATGCGATTGTGCCGCTGAAGATCTATACGCGCAATGGCTATGCCAAGCTGCTGATCGGACTTGGCAAGGGCAAGAAGCAGTATGACAAGCGTGATACTGCGGCCAAGCGCGATGCTCAGCGTGACATTCAGCGCGCATTGCGGGAGAAGCAGAAGGTTGCCAGGTAAGTCAGGAATGGTAAGGATATGGCAGGCTTCCATTGGTCGCTAATCGTCCCAGTAATCAATACAGACGCAGCGGCGGAAGATGTGTTATACTAGGTTACAGACAGCAGGAGCGGGTTAGTTGGTGACGCTTTGGCTGTATATGCAGCGACTCGGTGTACTTGATCGGTAGTCTTGTGCGGGCACAGGGCTGCGGATGGATACTGTCCGATCTAAGCGCTTATTCATTCGGGGGCGTTTTTTGGATTCGACGGGGATAGTACGAGCAAGGGTTGCGGGTAGTGGGGACGCGTCCGCTTCATCAACGCTAAAGCCAATTAAATGGCAAACAACAACCAACTTACGCTGTAGCAGCTTAATAACCTGCTCGCGTGCTCTCGCTCTGTATCGCCCATGTACCGGGATGAGGGCCCAACTTTAGTGGGATACGCTGTCACATCTCCGCCTGGGGTGTGCTGAAGAAGATAATCAGGCTGACCTGATCGAAAGCCGGTTACGGGGCGTTCGGCCAGGTGACATCAAAACTGTGACTACACCCGTAGAAGCCTTTGTGGCGTTGTCTTCGGACAGGGGTTCGACTCCCCTCGCCTCCATTTAAGTACAGAAAAAGGAAGGTCAGACGGTTAGCATATCGACGATATGCCAATCGTCTGATTTTTTTATGGTGATCTTTTTGAAGAGGGATTGTATGATTTGTTTTTGCGTGGATGAAGTGAGCAGATGCCAGTTGGTTTTTAGATCATTAAACGCATTGCGAATTTCCGTCATAGGAATAGTTTGCTCTGGATCGGGCTCAGCTTCCTTTCGTATTTTTGCAATTCTTGCATCTTCCCCTTCAATCAGAACTGCGTAATCATCACCTGAAAGTTTACCATCCCCTAAAGCCATCATCCAATTATGACGTCTCTTCTGGCTGACCGCCAATTCTTTCTTTATATTCACTTTGGAACGCGCTTTAGGCTTGGGTTCCTGGAATCCGTCTTCAACCAGTTCGATGTGCCTAAACACTAACTCGTTTAGGTTCCGCTCTGAGATACTTGGGGCGTCGCATGTTCCCTTAGCATACTGATTGAGACAACGATAGCTTAAGTATTTTTTATTGCCGTGTACTGCTGCGTTACCAGCATACGTTGCTCCGCACCGACCACACTTTATAATGCCGCTGTAAGGATAGTCAAATGAACGTTTTGACATGTGACCATTTGCTTTTCGTTGGCGGTACTCCTGAGCTTTATTAAACTGCTCTATAGTTATGATCGCTGGGTGTGTTCCAGGCGTGATGATTCGTTGCTCCTCTGGCCAATCTTCGGCCTTGAAGTGGTTATAACCAGCATAAGTATGATTAGTCAATACGTTTCGCACTGCCTTATTGTCCCACTTGCCGCCTTCTTTGGTTGTAGATTTCACATTCATATGCTTGGCTATTTTTGTTACTCCCCAGCATTCTTCCGTAAACAAATCAAAAATTTCTTTAACCAGCGCGGCCTCTTCAGGAACGATAACCAATTCCTTCATGATTCCACCTCAGCAAACTGATATCCGAGTGGTGGCCGTGACATATGCCTGCCACCGCTTCTCACTTTCTTCTCCAGTCCCTTTATAGTTTCTTCTCGTAGGTTGTTAATGTACAATTCTGCCCAGATCCCATTAAGCTGCAAAAAAGCTTTTCCCATTGGGGATCTAGTGTCTATTTCATCCTGTCCTTGAGCGGCGATAATCAAACGAATATCCAGTTTGTTTACTGTTTCAATAAAGGCGATTATATCCCCCATATTACGGCTTAAGCGGTCCAATTTATGAATCAGTAGAGCCTCGAAACGCCGGGCCTTCATGTCCTTAATCATTTCCTGTACACCTTTCCGTTTGAATGTCTTACCGCTCACACCGGGATCTGAATAGATGCGGTACAGTTCCAATCCCTTACGCTCGATCGTCTGCATCAATATATCTTCCTGAGCCTCCAAACTGAAGCCCTCTTCCGCCTGCATAGTCGTGCTTACTCTGGTGTATATGGCAGCCCTCATTCTCTGTCATCCTTTCTTGAAATAAGAATATACGTTCGGAATTATGTATATGATAAACAGCCTTGCGGCTGGAGAATGCAAGTTAATGCGGGGTTATAGTTCTAAGGAAAAATCTCAAGAACACCTAGCGGGTCGAATTTGATGGTGTACTGATCATTTACTTTCAGGAATATTCCGTATTTAGCAGTGAAGCGATCTATTGCAGATTGGAGGAACTCCTCAGTCACTCCTAGGAATTCAGCCAATTCATATCGGCCAGAAATGCGCGCCTTGTGTGCATCGATGATTCTTTCAAATGGTATTAGGCAATGGTGCGCCCATTGTCGCGCGCGCACTTCTTGCTGCCGGTTGCTGATACTGGACTGATCTATTATGTCTCCCGCGCCAGTTTGATCGTGTCCGATTTCTTCGCAAAGGGCACAGGCTTTTGTAGTACGATCCATACTTTTTCGAATCGCAATCTTTTTTCCTTTTATTAGCGCTTTTGCGCTTGATTCAAAATCCATTTCAAACACTGCTAGTCCGAGGCCGCTTGCAAGCGCAAGCATAGTGTCAAATTGCGGCATCGCATTAACCCCTTATAGTTTGTCTAATTTGTCTAAGTCTCTTTTCATTAGTTCTTGTTGTTCTTCTGAATAGTCGTTGTTATGGGCAGCAATAACCTCAAGGTGCGGTTTATTTACTCGGTTATATTCCATATCTAATACTGTTGACACGGTGTGCTTACCAAGGTCATCAAGAGCTTTAAATTTCCTGAACATGTTAATCTCGCTTTTTGAAAGCGGGGACTGTTCGGCAAGTGGTAGCACTTCATTAGTCCACCCCATTAAATAAGCAGGAGAACATTTAAACAGTTCTGCCAAACTCACGATCGTTTCATGTTTTATGTTTTTTATCTCACCGCTCTCATAGCGTTGAGCAGTTGCTTCTTTGACACCTAGATATTCGGATACATCCAACAGGGTTAAATTCAGGGCTAATCTTCTTTCTTTTATTCTCTCATTTAAGGTTGACATTGTAACATCCTTCCTATATTGACTTCCGATTTACTGATAATGTAATAATACCACCAACTTACGTGATGTGCAATAAAATATGTGCAAATGATTTAAAAACTTACGCGAAGTGTGTTGACGTTTGAGCAAACTGGTGTTAATATCAACTTACGCAATACGTAAGTTTTGTGAGGAGGTGAGGCCATGAAAACTACTTATAAAACGGATTCAAGAGAATTGAAGAAAATTATGATCGACAGAGGAATTTCTACAATCGTTCAACTTTCTGCTGTAACTGGTGTTAATAGAAATACTCTATCAAATATATTAAATGGGGAGTCTCAACCATCAGCAGAAGTAATGAGAAAGCTGGTAGCAGCGCTAGAAATTCCACCAGAACAAGCAGGAAGAATTTTTTTTAATCCAAACTTACGTATTGCGTAAGTGAAGGAGGGGTTGTATGAAAGTAGTCCTAAGATCAAGCCAACTCAGTTATGAGTTGCTGGAGCGTATCGCGAAGGAGATCCGACAATCTGAGGAGGGAGGTGAAGGAGTTGGAAATCAACATTCAAGATGCTCGCGAAGTATTCACGACCACTGACGAAGTGGCAGTGAATTCGATGTTAAAAGACGGCTGGATTTTGGCCGACGTGACGCGGGGCAATCTCAAGTATCTGTTCTTATTAATTCGTTTGTAGGAGGGGCATATGAATCCACAATTGGCACAGTTGGTTGATAGGGCGATCCAACTTCCGCGGGAGCTACCGTATACCGTATCGGTTTATATCAGCCCGGATTACGTGGACGCGGTGATTTTTAAAAAGACTCCTACTGTAGATGAGCCTTTCGAGGTCTCTGCAGTCGAGGAGTTCCACGGACTCCACAACAACGAAGTGGAACTGACCGCAGCTCTCGCGGCGGTCGAAAGCGTCCTACGGGGTGACTACGATCGGGAGGTGGAGAGCCTTGCCAGTTTGTGGAGAGAGTGAGGGCGGGCGCGTGGGAGGCATATCTGGCGGCGTAGAGTATGATTTCTGCGCAGCGCGGGAGCGAGTCATGGAGCTGACCGCGCTGTACAGGCGGGCGGGGCACACGGGGGATGAGGCGGCGCAGCAGGTGCTGCGGTCGCTGGTGGACGAGCTGGAGCGGGAAATAGCAGCAGCGCATGCTGCAGGCAGCAAAATAGCCGTCGGCTAGGACGGCTATCGCAAAACAAATATCAGATTGCTCCTATAATACCGCATGTGGCGGGGGAGCGCAAGGGAGACGAATCTAAATGAAAGCAACAGGGATTGTAAGGAATCTTGATTCTTTGGGTCGTGTGGTCATTCCAAAGGAGCTGCGGCGCACGCTGGACATCAATGAGCAGGACGGTTTGGAGTTCTTCGTTGATGGAGATAAGATCGTGCTGCGCAAGTACGTACCTGGTTGCGTTATCACCGGCAGTCAGGAGGATTTGATCAGCTTCGGTGGCAAGCTCTACAGCCGCGAAGCGATCCGGCAGCTCGCAAGGGTTGCCGCCGAGTCCTGACCGCCTGACGAGGCCGGAGGGATACTGGTCGAAACCGCCACGTCGGGAGACGTCGCGTTCGCGGATATCCGCCGTGGGTACACCCCACGAAACTAACAGAAGAGGTGTTGTTTCAAATGAACCCGACAAAAGGCAGAGTAGTGTATTACCGCGAGAATGGCGAGGAGTACGCAGCGCGTGTCGCATTTGTCAACGAGGACGGCACGGTCAACTTGGCTGTTGATGCTCATCATGGAGCATCAAGCTTCGGCCGCCAAAGCATCAGCCAAGGTGACGCTGACGGTCAATGGTACTGGCCACCAAGAGTACAAGCCTGATGAGGCTCCTGCGGTAGGAGCCGAAACCTAGCCCCTGTGGGGGCGATGGTCGCGGGGAACCGCAGCGTCTGAAGGCGAGAGCTGGACAACGCTTCCTGGGTGGTGGCAGGGTGCAAATCCTTGCCCACTCAATTTATATCGTGGGAGTTTCGCGTTTCCGGTGCTGTTTTCTCCCCGTAAAAAGCCTGAACCGGGGCCTGGCCGAGCCAGATCGGCTGTCCATACACATAGCGAAGGAGGGACGAAATTTGAGAAGCCGGATTGATGAAGTGAAAGAGAAGCTTCAAGAGCTTCAGGAAGGATCTAGCGATGTAAAACACCGCACGCCTGTAATTCTTCAAAACATTGCAGATTTCCTTGACAACGAACTGGATGGATTAATCCGAGAGCTTGATGAAGTCGCGATTGATGTTGGGGAACTCGAGGAACAGCATGAAGAGCTCGAAGGCAAGATAAAAGACTTGGAGTTACGCATTGATGAACTTGAGCAAGAAGGAGACTGAGTATGAGCGCTGCTGAAATGATATTGGAAGGCTTGCTCTGCCAGTGCTGCGGGGAACTGATCGACGGCGAGGAGCCGGGGTATCCGCGGAACTGTGAAGATTGTGAGGAGGGATAGGCTTGGTCAAGCAAACACTCGAAGATTGGCGCGCAGAAGCGCGCGAGCGATTCGGGGAGAAAACAGCGGCTTGGAGGTTCGTATGCCCGAAGTGCGGCAATGTCCAGACTACACAGGATTTCGTGGAAGCTGGAGTGGAGGTGAAGGAGGCCGCAAACATGTCTTACCAAGGCTGCATTGGCCGGAAAGTCCAAGGCAAAGGATGCGACTGGGCGGCGTTTGGACTGCTGGGAACACTGGGAAAAGGGCGGATTGTAGTGACGCCTGACAGTCGTGAAGTTGAAGTATTTGATTTTGCTGAAAATGAAAAATAGCCCGCGGCCAGGCGGGCTACACCAATCAATGGATGCCCCCATGATACCACGTATGCGTGGGGGCGACAAGGAGGAGCTATGACAAAACAGGAGCTTATTCATAGGTTGTTGGCGCTGCCAACAGAGATTGCGACGGCGGAGGATGTAGTGCTTGGAGTACATGAGCAAGTTACATCTCTTAAAGACATGCTGCAGGAGAAAGAGGACTCATTGTTGCTTGGCAACATGCTTGACGGAAAAAACGCAGAAACGCGGGCAGCTCAGGCTCGGTCGTTTACGCGGCACGAACGGGAATTGTTGTCGGAGAGCGAACTGCGTCTAAAAAATGCCGTGTCCAGGCTGGAGCGCCTGCGTGTTCAGTTGAATGCGTATCGTACCGTAGCCGCCCTCCTGCAGGTCGGCGTATGAAGAGGATCGTTCTGCAGCGCTTGACGCTGCGTAATTTCAAGGGCTTTCGTGAGTTTGAACTTGTGGCCGATGGCCAGCCGATTGATGTGTACGGCGATAACGGGACGGGCAAGACAACATTGTTCGACGCCTTCACCTGGCTGTTGTTCGGCAAGGATAGCGCCAATCGTACCGATTTTGAGATCAAGGAGCTTGATTCTGCCGGCAAGGTGAGGCAGCACAAGCTGGAGCATGAGGTCGAGGGTGTCCTAGATGTCAATGGCCGCAGCAAGTCCTTCAGGCGTGTCTTCAATGAAAAATGGACTAAGAAGCGCGGTTCACTGACGGCTTCGTTTGAGGGGCATGAAACCTCTTATTCCGTCGATGGTGTTCCCGTATCTAAAAAGGAATACGATGCAGCGGTCACGGCCCTGCTTCCGGAGGAACTATTCAAGCTTCTGACCAGCCCCACGTTTTTCAACGAGCAACTTAAATGGCAGGAGCGGCGCAAGCTGCTCCTGGAGGTCTGCGGGGATGTAACGGATGCCGAAGTCATCGAGAGCAACACAGACCTTGCGCCTCTTGCAGCTATCCTGCGGGAGCGTGACATCGACGATCATAAAAAGGTCGTCACTGCTGCCATGAAGCGTATTAATCAGGAAATCAGCGACATTCCCGTCCGGATCTCCGAGGCACAGCGCAGCATGCCCGATGTGTCCGAGATCAGTGAGGAGATGCTTCAGGAGGACATCGATACCCTCCGTAAGCGAGCAGCCTACAAGGAGCAGGAGCTGCTTCGCGTGCAATCTGGTGGACAAGCTGCGGAGCTTCAGCACCGCCTCCGTGAGATCGAGAGCGAGCAACTACGCATCAAGACGATGCTGCAGACGGCGGCACTGGAGGCAGTGGTGCAGCAGCGGGCGCACGTTGGCATCTTGCAACGCGAGTTGGATAACGTTCGCCGGTCGATTGATGACCGGCAGTACAAGGTACAGATCAATGAGCAGCGTATCGCTGGGCTTGACCAGGAGCGCTCGCAGCTCCGAGCTGAGTTTACAGTGGCAAGTGCAGAGGGCTTCGCTCATACGGCTGACGATAACTGCCCGGCATGTGGCCAGCTTTTACCGGAGGAGCGGCGGCAGGAAGCTCATGATACGGCGCTGGCGGACTTTAACCGCCGGAAGGCCGAAAGGCTTGAGGCGATTCAACGCCGTGGACGTGCCGCTAGAGATGAATCCGAGCGTCTGGTTGATGAGGTCACCCGCATGCGGGTGGAGTTGCAGCAGTTGGCAGATCAACAGGAGCAACTCCAGGCTCGCATCGATGCGGCCAACGCTGAGCTTGATCGGTTGCAGTGTGGCATCCAAGGCCCTTCGACCGACCCGACATACCGGGGCTTGGCCGACGAGGCCGAGCGTGTCCGCCAGCAAATTACGGCGCTGCAGGCAGACACGGCCCACGAGCAGCAGCGGCTGCAGCAAGAGATTCAGGGGCTGCGAGCAGAGATCGGGGCCTTGGAGGCTGACCTGGCTAAGTTCGAGCAAATCCGCCGGCAGCAGGAGCGCATCGCGGAGCTGGAGCAGCAGGAGCGCAAGCTGGCAGCAGAGTATGAGCAGTTGCAGTATGAACTGCATCTGACAGAGGAGTTCACGCGGACGAAGGTCAATCTGCTTCAATCTCGCATCGACTCCAAGTTCAAGCACGCTCGGTTCCGACTGTTTGATGAGCAGATCAACGGCGGGCTTAAAGAGTGCTGCGACACGCTGTGCAAGGGTGTCCCTTACGACAAGGGCCTCAACCGCGCAGCGCAGTATCTCGTGGGGATTGACATCATCAATACGTTATCCGAGCACTACGGGGTGTCAGCCCCAATCTGGCATGACAATGCCGAGGCTGTCACGGTCCGACCTGAGACGAACGCCCAGGTGATCCGCCTGACCGTTTCTGAGGAGGACAAGCAGTTAGGCGTAAGAACAGCAGCCAAGTCCGATGACGGCTTGCTGATCGTGGACAATGAGGTGATCTAATGAGCAGGGACATCGTCGAGGTGAAGGTTGTGACCGGCAAGGCCCGGTATGTAGACGCCCGAACAGAAACACTTTATATCGATGGGCAGGAATGGATGTCCGCAGCACCGCTCTGCGAATGTCCAGAGGATGCAATTCTGGAGCGCGACCTGCTGGGACCTTCAGATTTCGTCGATCTGTTGGAAAGCTTCCTGAAGGAACATAAAGGAAAGAAGGTCAGGTTTGTCTA contains:
- the smpB gene encoding SsrA-binding protein SmpB, giving the protein MGKKKSDDRPLAQNKKASHDYFIEETYEAGIVLTGTEIKSVRQGRANINDAFATIRNGEMFIHNMHISPFEQGNRHNPDPSRARKLLLHKMQIHKLLGQSKQEGYAIVPLKIYTRNGYAKLLIGLGKGKKQYDKRDTAAKRDAQRDIQRALREKQKVAR
- a CDS encoding recombinase family protein, yielding MKELVIVPEEAALVKEIFDLFTEECWGVTKIAKHMNVKSTTKEGGKWDNKAVRNVLTNHTYAGYNHFKAEDWPEEQRIITPGTHPAIITIEQFNKAQEYRQRKANGHMSKRSFDYPYSGIIKCGRCGATYAGNAAVHGNKKYLSYRCLNQYAKGTCDAPSISERNLNELVFRHIELVEDGFQEPKPKARSKVNIKKELAVSQKRRHNWMMALGDGKLSGDDYAVLIEGEDARIAKIRKEAEPDPEQTIPMTEIRNAFNDLKTNWHLLTSSTQKQIIQSLFKKITIKKSDDWHIVDMLTV
- a CDS encoding recombinase family protein, encoding MRAAIYTRVSTTMQAEEGFSLEAQEDILMQTIERKGLELYRIYSDPGVSGKTFKRKGVQEMIKDMKARRFEALLIHKLDRLSRNMGDIIAFIETVNKLDIRLIIAAQGQDEIDTRSPMGKAFLQLNGIWAELYINNLREETIKGLEKKVRSGGRHMSRPPLGYQFAEVES
- a CDS encoding ImmA/IrrE family metallo-endopeptidase; this encodes MPQFDTMLALASGLGLAVFEMDFESSAKALIKGKKIAIRKSMDRTTKACALCEEIGHDQTGAGDIIDQSSISNRQQEVRARQWAHHCLIPFERIIDAHKARISGRYELAEFLGVTEEFLQSAIDRFTAKYGIFLKVNDQYTIKFDPLGVLEIFP
- a CDS encoding helix-turn-helix domain-containing protein: MSTLNERIKERRLALNLTLLDVSEYLGVKEATAQRYESGEIKNIKHETIVSLAELFKCSPAYLMGWTNEVLPLAEQSPLSKSEINMFRKFKALDDLGKHTVSTVLDMEYNRVNKPHLEVIAAHNNDYSEEQQELMKRDLDKLDKL
- a CDS encoding helix-turn-helix domain-containing protein; amino-acid sequence: MKTTYKTDSRELKKIMIDRGISTIVQLSAVTGVNRNTLSNILNGESQPSAEVMRKLVAALEIPPEQAGRIFFNPNLRIA
- a CDS encoding AbrB/MazE/SpoVT family DNA-binding domain-containing protein translates to MKATGIVRNLDSLGRVVIPKELRRTLDINEQDGLEFFVDGDKIVLRKYVPGCVITGSQEDLISFGGKLYSREAIRQLARVAAES
- a CDS encoding VVA0879 family protein; this encodes MVKQTLEDWRAEARERFGEKTAAWRFVCPKCGNVQTTQDFVEAGVEVKEAANMSYQGCIGRKVQGKGCDWAAFGLLGTLGKGRIVVTPDSREVEVFDFAENEK
- a CDS encoding AAA family ATPase — encoded protein: MKRIVLQRLTLRNFKGFREFELVADGQPIDVYGDNGTGKTTLFDAFTWLLFGKDSANRTDFEIKELDSAGKVRQHKLEHEVEGVLDVNGRSKSFRRVFNEKWTKKRGSLTASFEGHETSYSVDGVPVSKKEYDAAVTALLPEELFKLLTSPTFFNEQLKWQERRKLLLEVCGDVTDAEVIESNTDLAPLAAILRERDIDDHKKVVTAAMKRINQEISDIPVRISEAQRSMPDVSEISEEMLQEDIDTLRKRAAYKEQELLRVQSGGQAAELQHRLREIESEQLRIKTMLQTAALEAVVQQRAHVGILQRELDNVRRSIDDRQYKVQINEQRIAGLDQERSQLRAEFTVASAEGFAHTADDNCPACGQLLPEERRQEAHDTALADFNRRKAERLEAIQRRGRAARDESERLVDEVTRMRVELQQLADQQEQLQARIDAANAELDRLQCGIQGPSTDPTYRGLADEAERVRQQITALQADTAHEQQRLQQEIQGLRAEIGALEADLAKFEQIRRQQERIAELEQQERKLAAEYEQLQYELHLTEEFTRTKVNLLQSRIDSKFKHARFRLFDEQINGGLKECCDTLCKGVPYDKGLNRAAQYLVGIDIINTLSEHYGVSAPIWHDNAEAVTVRPETNAQVIRLTVSEEDKQLGVRTAAKSDDGLLIVDNEVI